One Brachybacterium kimchii genomic window carries:
- a CDS encoding GAF domain-containing protein: MHLPSRAGRLPTDAGYQHGVLRAHEDLPAATSPENERSMVRGPVLESWRRSLDLLPRDASAPVRAGVSGAELAEVRRRHVFSAVLPMLHERLIEPAVEAGLLVALGDEQGRLLWLEGPSPQRTLAEDVGFVVGADWSEDAMGTNAPALALASGSAIQVAGAEHYVEVIQGWSCSAVPLLDPASGEVLGVIDVTGDERAVGPLVLPLLRAAARAAQAELPHRGDEAADPAPMLRFQRTVADPRTGDLELLLTGRRTSLIRRGRVTACLSGRHAELLTLLHLHPDGLGAGELAESLYGSVDAVGTVRAEVLRLRRVLQGFAGDALSLDSRPYHLQGELDSDLLRTRAAVDGGDVDEVLAHYEGRLLPASEAPEIRRLRERTSAVVRALMLENADHEQLWRYAQLPENESDLEVLMAVLTLAPPDAPERAAAAARAEALEAEEQEERTRADVR, encoded by the coding sequence ATGCACTTGCCCTCCCGCGCCGGCCGGCTCCCCACGGACGCCGGATACCAGCACGGGGTGCTGCGGGCGCACGAGGACCTGCCCGCGGCGACCTCGCCCGAGAACGAGCGCAGCATGGTCCGCGGCCCTGTGCTCGAGTCCTGGCGGCGATCCCTGGACCTGCTCCCCCGCGATGCGTCGGCGCCCGTGCGCGCGGGCGTCTCCGGCGCCGAGCTCGCCGAGGTCCGTCGTCGGCACGTGTTCAGCGCCGTCCTCCCCATGCTCCACGAGCGGCTGATCGAACCCGCCGTCGAGGCCGGGCTGCTGGTCGCGCTCGGCGACGAGCAGGGACGGCTGCTGTGGCTCGAGGGCCCTTCGCCGCAGCGCACCCTCGCCGAGGACGTCGGCTTCGTGGTGGGCGCGGACTGGTCCGAGGACGCCATGGGCACGAACGCCCCGGCGCTCGCCCTGGCCAGCGGCAGCGCGATCCAGGTGGCCGGCGCGGAGCACTACGTCGAGGTGATCCAGGGCTGGAGCTGCAGCGCGGTGCCACTGCTGGACCCCGCGAGCGGCGAGGTCCTCGGAGTCATCGACGTGACCGGGGACGAACGCGCCGTCGGCCCGCTCGTGCTGCCCCTGCTGCGGGCCGCCGCCCGCGCCGCCCAGGCGGAGCTCCCCCACCGCGGGGACGAGGCGGCGGATCCCGCCCCGATGCTGCGCTTCCAGCGGACCGTGGCGGACCCGCGCACCGGCGACCTCGAGCTGCTGCTCACCGGCCGGCGCACCTCACTGATCCGGCGCGGACGGGTCACGGCGTGCCTCTCCGGCCGCCACGCGGAGTTGCTGACCCTGCTGCATCTGCATCCCGACGGGCTGGGCGCCGGCGAGCTCGCGGAGTCCCTGTACGGGTCGGTCGATGCGGTGGGCACGGTGCGCGCCGAGGTGCTGCGCCTGCGCCGCGTCCTCCAGGGGTTCGCGGGCGATGCGCTGTCACTCGACTCGCGCCCCTACCACCTGCAGGGAGAGCTCGACAGCGACCTGCTGCGCACGCGCGCCGCGGTGGACGGCGGGGACGTCGACGAGGTCCTCGCGCACTACGAGGGCCGCCTGCTGCCCGCCAGCGAGGCGCCGGAGATCCGACGGCTGCGCGAGCGGACGTCGGCCGTGGTGCGGGCGCTCATGCTCGAGAACGCCGACCACGAGCAGCTGTGGCGGTACGCCCAGCTCCCCGAGAACGAGAGCGACCTCGAGGTGCTGATGGCCGTGCTCACCCTGGCCCCGCCCGATGCCCCCGAGCGCGCCGCCGCGGCCGCCCGTGCGGAGGCTCTCGAGGCGGAGGAGCAGGAGGAGCGGACGCGCGCGGACGTCCGCTGA
- a CDS encoding MFS transporter gives MSAPDPSTRPAPTAQAPAHPRRVLFVLLLPLFMALVAVSVINVALTPIGHSLKADSEGLQWVLSGYALAFAVLLVPAGRVGDATGKRRILLLGVGLFTLGSLMAGLSPNVGVLNVSRILQGLGSGLLNPQSIGLIQVNFRGQARAKAFAMFGTTVAVATAVGPVIGGLLIQVLGEDMGWRWIFFSNVPIGILAIVLGLLWIPNDKLRTKDTKPDLDPVGTILLGLAILMIMLPFLERSVSALVWLLLPLGLLLVFGWVTWENRYRRGGRPPMVDPDIFRSPPFRNGIIIVTVYFLGSTSIWIVLPLFLQMHLDRTPFEASIIGLPSSVAAMISSQLGGRYVLRLGRRLVIAGFVVVLVGLALVAVMAGVVESGVLPFWTLAVPLTLVGISQGMTISPNQTLTLNAVDPRYGGVAGGILSLGQRIGAAVGTALIPGILFSLTENGTPWVEAFIITLTVIMLMAMAALGVSVVDRKRERVTGTDA, from the coding sequence GTGAGCGCTCCCGACCCCAGCACCCGTCCTGCCCCGACCGCCCAGGCGCCCGCGCACCCTCGCCGGGTGCTGTTCGTGCTCCTGCTCCCCCTGTTCATGGCGCTGGTCGCGGTCTCGGTCATCAACGTCGCGCTCACGCCCATCGGCCACTCCCTGAAGGCCGACTCCGAGGGCCTGCAGTGGGTGCTCTCCGGGTACGCCCTCGCCTTCGCCGTGCTGCTCGTCCCTGCCGGGCGCGTGGGCGATGCGACCGGCAAGAGGCGCATCCTGCTCCTCGGCGTCGGCCTGTTCACCCTGGGGTCCCTGATGGCCGGGCTCTCGCCGAACGTGGGAGTCCTGAACGTCTCGCGGATCCTGCAGGGCCTCGGCTCGGGACTGCTGAACCCGCAGTCCATCGGCCTGATCCAGGTGAACTTCCGCGGCCAGGCCCGCGCGAAGGCCTTCGCGATGTTCGGCACCACGGTCGCCGTCGCGACCGCCGTCGGCCCCGTCATCGGCGGCCTGCTCATCCAGGTCCTCGGCGAGGACATGGGCTGGCGCTGGATCTTCTTCTCCAACGTCCCGATCGGCATCCTCGCGATCGTGCTGGGCCTGCTGTGGATCCCCAACGACAAGCTGCGCACCAAGGACACCAAGCCGGACCTCGACCCCGTCGGCACGATCCTGCTCGGCCTCGCGATCCTCATGATCATGCTGCCGTTCCTCGAGCGCTCGGTGTCCGCGCTCGTGTGGCTGCTGCTGCCGCTCGGGCTGCTGCTCGTCTTCGGCTGGGTGACCTGGGAGAACCGCTACCGGCGCGGGGGACGCCCGCCGATGGTGGACCCCGACATCTTCCGGAGCCCGCCCTTCCGCAACGGCATCATCATCGTCACCGTCTACTTCCTGGGCTCCACGAGCATCTGGATCGTGCTGCCGCTGTTCCTGCAGATGCATCTGGACCGTACACCCTTCGAGGCCTCCATCATCGGCCTGCCGTCCTCGGTCGCGGCGATGATCTCCTCGCAGCTCGGCGGTCGCTATGTGCTGCGCCTGGGCAGGCGACTCGTGATCGCTGGCTTCGTCGTCGTCCTCGTCGGCCTCGCCCTGGTCGCGGTCATGGCCGGCGTCGTCGAGAGCGGCGTCCTGCCGTTCTGGACCCTCGCGGTGCCGCTCACGCTGGTGGGCATCAGCCAGGGCATGACGATCTCCCCGAACCAGACCCTCACCCTGAACGCGGTGGACCCGCGCTACGGCGGCGTCGCCGGCGGCATCCTGTCGCTGGGCCAGAGGATCGGTGCGGCCGTCGGCACGGCACTCATCCCCGGCATCCTGTTCTCCCTCACGGAGAACGGCACGCCCTGGGTGGAGGCCTTCATCATCACCCTCACGGTGATCATGCTGATGGCGATGGCGGCGCTCGGCGTCAGCGTCGTCGACCGCAAGCGCGAGAGGGTCACCGGGACCGACGCCTGA
- the manA gene encoding mannose-6-phosphate isomerase, class I gives MRSIDGRIQHYAWGSYTQLPRFLGQPSDGRPWAEAWFGSHPLAPSLLDDGQTLMDLVASDPPMQLGGGVARSFGGELPFLLKAIAPERPLSLQVHPNQDRAEESFAAENAAGLPLESSRRSYRDPKHKPELLVALEPFTALCGFRAPRRATEILEGLGTDLSDRLHLLLVENPDARGMHAALRVLLSPSLRPGPSLVQQVVGACRDRERRGASPSPRIDRIVVELAEHHPGDAGVVAALLLNPVSLQPGEALFIPTGTLHAYLSGFGIEVTAASDNVLRAGLTEKRVDVDELLQCVSVVAAPPVRIAPERRSEITESYYAPVDDFEVSFTTLHGATHSGAWPMLGNGPRIVLGLEGTLLLESATSSIAVRSGQAVFVPASEGEVYVRGSGRIVQACVP, from the coding sequence ATGCGTTCGATTGACGGCCGGATCCAGCATTATGCGTGGGGGTCTTACACACAGTTGCCTCGTTTCCTCGGTCAGCCGTCGGACGGCAGGCCGTGGGCCGAGGCGTGGTTCGGAAGTCATCCGCTGGCGCCTTCTCTCCTGGACGATGGCCAGACATTGATGGATCTCGTGGCTTCCGATCCCCCCATGCAACTTGGAGGCGGTGTCGCTCGCAGCTTCGGTGGTGAGCTCCCGTTCCTCCTCAAGGCGATCGCGCCTGAGCGGCCACTCTCACTACAGGTACATCCGAATCAGGACCGCGCTGAGGAGTCCTTCGCCGCGGAGAACGCCGCAGGCCTCCCCTTGGAGTCCTCCCGGCGCAGCTATCGGGACCCGAAGCACAAACCGGAGCTCCTCGTCGCACTGGAGCCGTTCACGGCGCTGTGCGGATTCCGGGCACCTCGCCGAGCCACCGAGATCCTCGAAGGTCTTGGCACGGATCTCTCCGATCGCCTGCATCTGCTCCTGGTGGAGAACCCCGATGCACGCGGCATGCATGCGGCCCTGCGCGTACTCCTCTCGCCTTCGCTCCGCCCCGGACCATCGCTCGTGCAACAGGTCGTCGGAGCTTGCCGTGATCGTGAGCGACGCGGTGCATCCCCGTCGCCTCGCATCGATCGCATCGTTGTCGAGCTGGCGGAGCACCATCCAGGCGATGCGGGCGTCGTCGCTGCACTCCTGCTCAACCCTGTGTCACTGCAGCCGGGCGAGGCTCTCTTCATCCCCACGGGTACACTCCACGCGTACCTCAGCGGGTTCGGGATCGAAGTCACTGCAGCGAGTGACAATGTGCTCCGTGCCGGCCTGACCGAGAAGCGCGTGGATGTCGACGAACTGCTGCAGTGCGTGAGCGTCGTCGCTGCGCCGCCGGTTCGGATAGCGCCCGAGCGACGCAGTGAGATCACCGAGTCTTACTACGCCCCTGTTGATGACTTCGAAGTCTCCTTCACCACTCTTCACGGGGCGACCCACTCGGGGGCGTGGCCGATGCTGGGCAATGGTCCGAGGATCGTGCTCGGCCTCGAAGGGACTCTTCTCCTCGAGTCGGCGACCAGCAGCATCGCGGTGCGCTCCGGGCAGGCTGTCTTCGTCCCCGCCTCCGAGGGGGAGGTCTACGTTCGAGGCTCCGGCCGCATTGTGCAAGCGTGCGTTCCCTGA
- a CDS encoding glycosyl hydrolase codes for MIAASAIPGVRPGPPSQPACGGSLRFGFTGAEVHDASALDDALAQLEEMAALGARVVRCGIGDTQVLRSWGTSAQSASLAPDRVSAIHRVFARARELGMDVWMMLIVSYPDESASAADWKRKTEQWWQLVAEEFADEVAVVQIFNEADGSHYRFHTEIADSDRDSYYGELAELLAAASKTFHAMSPHVQVTTNLSGWPSGDRVQARWERALDVIASSLDLVTVDIYFDHAVDDTEMPRFPARIAALRRRYGKPVAIGEIGDPTQGSARKERAQQQYYEQYVRLLRGLDLSYAVFYQYRDRAATTDAEATFGITRADGTAKPAHRWLENHPLPWSCGPA; via the coding sequence GTGATCGCTGCCAGCGCGATCCCGGGCGTCCGGCCGGGCCCTCCCTCGCAGCCCGCGTGCGGCGGCTCCCTGCGGTTCGGCTTCACCGGCGCGGAGGTCCACGACGCCTCCGCGCTCGACGACGCCCTCGCGCAGCTCGAGGAGATGGCAGCACTCGGCGCCAGGGTCGTGCGCTGCGGGATCGGCGACACCCAGGTGCTGCGCAGCTGGGGGACCAGCGCGCAGAGCGCCTCGCTCGCACCCGACAGGGTCAGCGCGATCCACCGCGTGTTCGCGCGCGCCCGGGAGCTCGGCATGGACGTATGGATGATGCTCATCGTGAGCTACCCCGACGAGTCCGCGTCCGCGGCCGACTGGAAGAGGAAGACCGAGCAGTGGTGGCAGCTCGTCGCCGAGGAGTTCGCCGACGAGGTCGCGGTCGTCCAGATCTTCAACGAGGCCGACGGCTCCCACTACCGCTTCCACACGGAGATCGCGGACTCCGATCGGGACTCCTACTACGGGGAGCTCGCCGAGCTGCTCGCGGCCGCCTCGAAGACCTTCCACGCCATGTCCCCGCACGTGCAGGTCACTACCAATCTCAGCGGATGGCCCTCCGGCGACCGGGTGCAGGCGCGGTGGGAGCGCGCACTGGACGTGATCGCCTCGTCGCTCGATCTCGTCACCGTCGACATCTACTTCGACCACGCCGTGGACGACACCGAGATGCCCCGCTTCCCCGCGCGCATCGCCGCGCTGCGGCGCCGCTACGGCAAGCCCGTGGCGATCGGCGAGATCGGCGACCCCACGCAGGGATCCGCACGGAAGGAGCGGGCCCAGCAGCAGTACTACGAGCAGTACGTGCGGCTGCTGCGGGGGCTGGACCTCAGCTATGCCGTGTTCTACCAGTACCGGGACCGGGCGGCGACCACGGATGCCGAGGCCACGTTCGGGATCACCCGCGCCGACGGCACGGCCAAGCCCGCCCACCGCTGGCTCGAGAACCATCCGCTGCCCTGGAGCTGCGGGCCCGCCTGA
- a CDS encoding MauE/DoxX family redox-associated membrane protein, with amino-acid sequence MPILLLTAQLLISLTLLISGAAKLGDRRGTQDAMVSLRLPLPRAHATAALLLPGAEIALALGIWLPVPLVPLAFSVLIVVLLVLYWAIIARALGFEESVSCSCFGTLGSPTVSRTTLVRNTLLLALGALTVIGTARSLPAHAVADASGLLVQLVLAVLLTGTLTLLTLGGTSRRSETGPGTATVGDRPSAHERSDAVGPRTGSADDADLDYERTPTPFGMLQRSGEELVSLASLTAERAALLIWVRPGCGPCERVLNAVGPWRAALEETVSVRTLVRADPASLAPSVRERAGDSLARDIEGNLAISLRADSSPAAVLLGADGLLAGGPVAGAEGVTAFVEEIIEQIGQARERGELVSPSA; translated from the coding sequence GTGCCGATCCTGCTGCTCACCGCCCAGCTGCTGATCAGTCTGACGCTGCTGATCAGCGGTGCCGCGAAGCTCGGGGACAGGCGCGGAACACAGGACGCGATGGTGTCCCTGCGCCTGCCCCTTCCACGCGCCCACGCCACTGCGGCGCTGCTTCTGCCCGGTGCGGAGATCGCGCTCGCGCTCGGGATCTGGCTGCCAGTTCCTCTCGTGCCCCTCGCATTCTCCGTGCTCATCGTCGTGCTGCTCGTCCTCTACTGGGCGATCATCGCCAGGGCCCTCGGATTCGAAGAGTCCGTGTCCTGCTCATGCTTCGGAACCCTGGGCTCGCCGACGGTCTCCCGGACCACCCTCGTGCGCAACACGCTGCTGCTGGCGCTGGGGGCTCTCACGGTGATCGGCACCGCCCGCTCTCTCCCCGCACACGCGGTCGCGGACGCGTCCGGGCTCCTGGTGCAGCTTGTCCTCGCGGTGCTCCTCACGGGGACCCTCACTCTGCTCACCCTCGGAGGCACCTCGCGCCGGAGTGAGACCGGACCGGGCACGGCCACCGTCGGCGATCGCCCCTCCGCGCACGAGCGGTCGGACGCCGTGGGTCCGCGAACGGGTTCTGCGGACGATGCGGATCTCGACTACGAGCGCACGCCGACGCCGTTCGGCATGCTGCAGAGGAGCGGCGAGGAGCTCGTCTCCCTCGCGTCACTGACCGCCGAGCGCGCGGCGCTGCTGATCTGGGTGCGTCCCGGCTGCGGTCCGTGCGAGAGGGTGCTGAACGCGGTCGGGCCCTGGCGCGCGGCACTCGAGGAGACCGTGAGCGTGCGCACGCTCGTCCGTGCGGATCCGGCGAGCCTCGCCCCGTCCGTGCGAGAGCGCGCCGGCGACAGCCTTGCCAGGGACATCGAGGGCAACCTTGCGATCTCACTCCGGGCTGACTCCTCCCCTGCCGCCGTCCTGCTGGGGGCCGACGGACTGCTGGCAGGCGGCCCCGTCGCCGGCGCGGAGGGCGTGACTGCGTTCGTCGAGGAGATCATCGAGCAGATCGGGCAGGCGAGGGAGAGAGGGGAGCTCGTCTCGCCATCGGCCTGA
- a CDS encoding lipopolysaccharide biosynthesis protein — protein sequence MTQDHDEQQPRRAPDGPTGAGPAGAGPAGEDPADHVPPPVDTTRRVASDALAVGLGYLASFAYPLVSLPLLARVFGVEDLGRFMFALAVLQLVVQFTDFGFGMSALRRIAIARTRAERSRVAFATLAATAGLWLVASAVLMLVVLIVPGLHDQWPIYLIGLLLIGVGAMYPKWLLQGTGRVKAFALLTAVSRLVALVLLVFTVNSADDDWLAMTWQQFPLALSAVSSWVIILWWWKDVHVVRPRASETLEALRDSTPMFFSNVASIIMGSANSVVLGVVSSPTAVAYFSAAERFGNAARGVMRGVVDAMLPRMTRGHSEGPGTSSLQRMILIGIMSAYVVAGLCLVIFAPMVVPWYLGADMAPAAGVTQLVGIALAIGGVETALMLKATAEHRFRLVARFALIGACEHLVLLFVTGSLWGAHGIGCAMIVTETLMGVLYTRDALRRRRERREARDAAPSEQADVAQVDPSHT from the coding sequence ATGACCCAGGACCACGACGAGCAGCAGCCCCGCCGGGCCCCTGACGGCCCGACGGGCGCTGGTCCGGCGGGTGCCGGTCCGGCGGGCGAGGATCCCGCCGACCACGTGCCGCCGCCGGTGGACACCACACGGCGGGTCGCCTCCGACGCCCTCGCCGTCGGTCTCGGGTACCTCGCGTCCTTCGCGTACCCGCTGGTCTCGCTCCCCCTGCTCGCGCGCGTCTTCGGCGTCGAGGACCTGGGTCGCTTCATGTTCGCCCTCGCGGTGCTGCAGCTCGTGGTCCAGTTCACCGACTTCGGCTTCGGGATGAGCGCGCTTCGGAGGATCGCGATCGCCCGGACCCGCGCAGAACGGTCGCGGGTCGCCTTCGCGACGCTCGCCGCGACCGCGGGGCTGTGGCTCGTCGCGAGCGCCGTGCTCATGCTCGTGGTCCTGATCGTGCCGGGCCTGCACGACCAGTGGCCGATCTACCTGATCGGTCTGCTCCTCATCGGAGTGGGCGCGATGTATCCCAAGTGGCTGCTGCAGGGCACCGGTCGGGTGAAGGCGTTCGCCCTGCTCACCGCGGTCTCGCGCCTGGTCGCCCTCGTCCTGCTGGTGTTCACCGTGAACTCGGCCGACGACGACTGGCTGGCGATGACGTGGCAGCAGTTCCCCCTCGCCCTCAGCGCCGTCTCCAGCTGGGTGATCATCCTGTGGTGGTGGAAGGACGTGCACGTGGTGCGCCCCCGCGCGAGCGAGACCCTCGAGGCGCTGCGGGACTCCACCCCGATGTTCTTCTCCAACGTCGCGAGCATCATCATGGGCTCGGCGAACTCCGTCGTGCTCGGCGTCGTCTCCAGCCCGACGGCCGTCGCCTACTTCAGCGCCGCCGAGCGCTTCGGGAACGCGGCGCGCGGGGTGATGCGCGGCGTCGTCGACGCGATGCTCCCCCGCATGACCCGAGGGCACTCGGAGGGCCCCGGGACCAGTTCCCTCCAGCGCATGATCCTCATCGGCATCATGAGCGCGTACGTCGTCGCCGGGCTGTGCCTGGTGATCTTCGCGCCGATGGTGGTGCCCTGGTACCTGGGAGCCGACATGGCGCCTGCGGCCGGTGTCACGCAGCTGGTCGGCATCGCCCTCGCGATCGGCGGTGTGGAGACGGCCCTGATGCTCAAGGCGACCGCCGAGCACCGCTTCCGCCTCGTCGCCCGCTTCGCCCTCATCGGCGCCTGCGAGCACCTGGTGCTGCTGTTCGTCACCGGCAGCCTGTGGGGCGCGCACGGCATCGGCTGCGCGATGATCGTGACCGAGACCCTGATGGGTGTGCTCTATACGCGCGACGCCCTGCGTCGGCGCCGGGAGAGGCGCGAGGCGCGGGACGCCGCGCCGTCGGAGCAGGCCGACGTGGCCCAGGTGGATCCCTCGCACACCTGA
- a CDS encoding glycosyltransferase family 2 protein: MSAEPAPRISVIIPVFNGEPFLSEQLDALAAQDFAEPWELIISDNGSTDGTRALAMSRRGSFPAPLRILDASAERGVNFARNAGILAARAEKIAFCDADDRVFPTWLRAAFDELDTHEVVQGPLHVMRTARDSNPPVLRHAIAERTAACGNLGIRRETLDRLGGFDVSCVRYGVADIEFASRMWKAGVRDVLVPEFGIDYRLMESSWGFLRKIWSSCIAEVEVWRRHPEAYPDKQGRGYVAREALLFVPHIVTAARGGGLRRAVRVVITLAAHAVAMLPPAPELPEPRLLDSMPAVPEVGADEAGVDDERVAN, translated from the coding sequence GTGTCCGCCGAACCAGCCCCGCGCATCAGCGTCATCATCCCGGTCTTCAACGGCGAGCCCTTCCTCTCGGAGCAGCTGGACGCGCTCGCCGCCCAGGACTTCGCCGAGCCCTGGGAGCTCATCATCTCCGACAACGGCTCGACGGACGGCACCCGGGCCCTGGCGATGTCCCGCCGCGGATCGTTCCCCGCGCCCCTGCGCATCCTGGATGCGAGCGCCGAGCGCGGCGTCAACTTCGCGCGCAACGCCGGGATCCTCGCGGCCCGGGCCGAGAAGATCGCGTTCTGCGACGCGGACGACCGCGTCTTCCCCACCTGGCTGCGCGCGGCATTCGACGAACTCGACACGCACGAAGTCGTCCAGGGCCCCCTCCACGTCATGCGCACCGCCCGGGATTCGAACCCGCCCGTCCTGCGCCACGCGATCGCCGAGCGGACGGCCGCCTGCGGGAACCTCGGCATCCGTCGGGAGACCCTCGACCGGCTCGGCGGGTTCGACGTCTCCTGCGTGCGCTACGGCGTCGCCGACATCGAGTTCGCCTCCCGGATGTGGAAGGCGGGCGTGAGGGACGTGCTGGTGCCGGAGTTCGGGATCGACTACCGGCTCATGGAGTCCTCCTGGGGCTTCCTGCGCAAGATCTGGTCCAGCTGCATCGCCGAGGTCGAGGTGTGGCGCCGCCACCCCGAGGCCTACCCGGACAAGCAGGGGCGGGGCTATGTCGCCCGCGAGGCGCTCCTGTTCGTCCCGCACATCGTGACCGCCGCGCGCGGCGGCGGGCTGCGGCGAGCGGTGCGCGTGGTCATCACGCTCGCAGCGCACGCGGTGGCCATGCTGCCGCCGGCTCCCGAGCTGCCCGAGCCGCGGCTGCTGGACTCCATGCCGGCAGTTCCCGAGGTCGGGGCCGACGAGGCAGGGGTCGACGACGAGCGCGTGGCGAACTGA
- a CDS encoding transglycosylase family protein, giving the protein MSEARRTPTHRAEGAAVYFRGTRVAPKLAAATGGAVIAAGLGMAGAGVAEASTPAVWDDVAQCESSGNWSINNGNGFYGGLQFTRSTWIAYGGGTYASTADKATKAEQIAIAQRTLQDQGPGAWPVCSARAGLTKANGGASSSATPSSSSSSSKSSSSTSGSSKSGSTGSSSSGRLVVDGKFGPKTTASLQSWVGVKADGSLSTSDIKALQKKVGAVQDGKIGSETTRKLRAKIGYSNNGVWDFRTSYSTVRALQIHLNGN; this is encoded by the coding sequence ATGTCCGAAGCCCGCCGCACCCCCACCCATCGCGCCGAGGGCGCAGCCGTCTACTTCCGCGGGACGCGCGTCGCCCCGAAGCTCGCCGCCGCGACCGGCGGCGCCGTGATCGCCGCCGGGCTGGGCATGGCCGGCGCGGGCGTCGCCGAGGCCAGCACCCCCGCCGTCTGGGACGACGTCGCCCAGTGCGAGTCGAGCGGCAACTGGTCGATCAACAACGGCAACGGCTTCTACGGCGGCCTGCAGTTCACCCGTTCGACCTGGATCGCCTACGGCGGCGGCACATACGCGTCGACCGCGGACAAGGCCACCAAGGCCGAGCAGATCGCGATCGCCCAGCGCACGCTGCAGGACCAGGGCCCCGGCGCCTGGCCCGTGTGCAGCGCCCGCGCGGGCCTGACCAAGGCCAACGGCGGCGCCTCCTCGAGCGCGACGCCGTCGAGCAGCTCGAGCTCCTCGAAGTCCTCGAGCTCGACCTCCGGCTCCTCGAAGTCCGGCTCGACCGGCTCGTCCTCGAGCGGCAGGCTCGTGGTCGACGGCAAGTTCGGACCGAAGACCACCGCGAGCCTGCAGTCGTGGGTCGGCGTGAAGGCCGACGGCTCCCTGTCCACGAGCGACATCAAGGCCCTCCAGAAGAAGGTCGGCGCGGTGCAGGACGGCAAGATCGGCTCGGAGACCACGCGCAAGCTGCGCGCGAAGATCGGCTACTCGAACAACGGCGTGTGGGACTTCCGCACCTCCTACTCGACCGTCCGGGCCCTGCAGATCCACCTCAACGGCAACTGA